A genomic window from Massilia sp. METH4 includes:
- the tuf gene encoding elongation factor Tu, translating to MAKGKFERTKPHVNVGTIGHVDHGKTTLTAAIATVLSKKFGGEAKAYDQIDAAPEEKARGITINTAHVEYETAARHYAHVDCPGHADYIKNMITGAAQMDGAILVCSAADGPMPQTREHILLARQVGVPYIIVFLNKCDLVDDAELLELVEMEVRELLSKYEFPGDDLPIIKGSARMALEGQPGELGEDCIIRLADALDSYIPTPERAVDGAFLMPVEDVFSISGRGTVVTGRVERGVIKVGEEIEIVGIIDTVKTTCTGVEMFRKLLDQGQAGDNVGLLLRGTKREDVQRGQVLAKPGSIKPHNHFTGEIYVLSKDEGGRHTPFFNNYRPQFYFRTTDVTGSIELPADKEMVMPGDNVSITVKLISPIAMEEGLRFAIREGGRTVGAGVVAKILG from the coding sequence ATGGCAAAAGGTAAGTTTGAGCGGACTAAACCGCACGTCAACGTTGGCACCATCGGTCACGTCGACCACGGCAAGACCACCCTGACCGCTGCAATCGCAACGGTGCTGTCGAAGAAGTTCGGCGGCGAAGCCAAGGCCTACGATCAGATCGACGCTGCTCCGGAAGAAAAAGCACGCGGCATCACGATCAACACCGCCCACGTCGAGTACGAAACGGCTGCGCGCCACTACGCGCACGTCGACTGCCCGGGCCACGCCGACTACATCAAGAACATGATCACCGGTGCCGCCCAGATGGACGGCGCGATCCTGGTGTGCTCCGCTGCTGACGGCCCGATGCCGCAGACCCGCGAACACATCCTGCTGGCCCGTCAGGTTGGCGTGCCTTACATCATCGTGTTCCTGAACAAGTGCGACCTGGTCGACGACGCGGAACTGCTGGAACTGGTCGAAATGGAAGTGCGCGAACTGCTGTCGAAGTACGAGTTCCCGGGCGACGACCTGCCGATCATCAAGGGTTCGGCACGTATGGCCCTGGAAGGCCAGCCGGGCGAGCTGGGCGAAGACTGCATCATCCGCCTGGCCGACGCACTGGATTCGTACATCCCGACGCCTGAGCGCGCCGTGGACGGTGCCTTCCTGATGCCTGTGGAAGACGTGTTCTCGATCTCGGGTCGCGGCACCGTGGTGACCGGCCGTGTGGAACGTGGCGTGATCAAGGTCGGCGAAGAAATTGAAATCGTCGGCATCATCGACACCGTGAAGACGACCTGCACCGGCGTGGAAATGTTCCGCAAGCTGCTGGACCAGGGTCAAGCTGGCGACAACGTCGGCCTGCTGCTGCGCGGCACCAAGCGTGAAGACGTGCAGCGTGGCCAGGTTCTGGCCAAGCCGGGCTCGATCAAGCCGCACAACCACTTCACCGGCGAGATCTATGTTCTGTCGAAGGATGAAGGCGGCCGTCACACCCCGTTCTTCAACAACTACCGTCCTCAGTTCTACTTCCGTACGACCGACGTGACCGGCTCGATCGAGCTGCCGGCGGACAAAGAGATGGTCATGCCGGGCGACAACGTGTCGATCACCGTCAAGCTGATCTCCCCGATCGCCATGGAAGAAGGCCTGCGTTTCGCCATCCGTGAAGGCGGCCGTACCGTCGGCGCGGGTGTTGTGGCCAAGATCCTGGGCTAA
- the rpsJ gene encoding 30S ribosomal protein S10 — protein MSTPNQKIRIRLKAFDYKLIDQSALEIVDTAKRTGAVVKGPVPLPTRIQRYDVLRSPHVNKTSRDQFEIRTHQRLMDIVDPTDKTVDALMKLDLPAGVDVEIKLQ, from the coding sequence ATGTCCACCCCAAATCAAAAGATCCGCATCCGCCTGAAGGCTTTCGACTACAAACTAATCGACCAGTCCGCACTGGAAATCGTTGACACCGCCAAGCGCACCGGCGCCGTGGTCAAAGGTCCGGTTCCCCTGCCGACCCGCATCCAGCGTTACGACGTGCTGCGTTCCCCGCACGTGAACAAGACCTCGCGCGACCAGTTCGAAATCCGCACCCACCAGCGCCTGATGGACATCGTGGATCCGACCGACAAGACCGTTGACGCCCTGATGAAGCTGGACCTGCCGGCTGGCGTGGACGTCGAGATCAAGCTGCAGTAA
- a CDS encoding TonB-dependent receptor, whose amino-acid sequence MQLTLKKSVLAVAATFAVPAVLAQPAPAPAPQTVYITGSNLKRADKEGTSPVQVVTAQDIKDTGAQTVQDLMRFVPAIGSDSNYDTTDGGFSRGVATASLRGLSSTSTLILLNGRRMSPSAYADPNDGNSTLYDLNSIPVSALDRVEILKDGASAVYGSDAIGGVINFITKSNYQGFEFGARASANDDGEFARRGVSAAWGKGDLDTDGYNVFFTADVSKRDRTALRDATDIAFSQYQQLNGRFATPYGSQISQYPTFYRESLPGSRNFGVNRANAGDRLRTTLGCDPSEQLVGTTQMGFPTTSVWVGRTFCNYDATRFIEAQSEGKDAVLMSRGVLKLGNNARAFAEVAYARSERQYTGTPITLGQSPTNNFTATGGAEPFQAILEIGHPDNPFPNARASVGYRFANLRGGTEVINESTRLLVGAEGEFRGWTWDTGLLWNRSEKEETYYDRLYLPTLRKLNTGTSLAQLAADPTIARDVTNLGRASILQWDAKASTQFGQLPGGAMGLALGVEVRREKIQLDPTPVLASGEIFGLVNSIIDGERDVKSAFVELRTPLLKNLEMDFAGRADKYPGIKTNYVPKVGAKWTAMEGLAFRGTYAKGFRAPALVQVTPGGSQVFLRDIFDRRRCEADELTPKPGATEVDCAKTAAGTGGANPDLVPEKSRSYSLGLIYSPTSSLDFLVEYFRIRKEGEVVQGSAFEAIKNEDRYPQNVVRDTNPANFVTDANGNPVANTGPLLMVRLPWENQGSTEVRGIDFEVRHRTRLGAWGALSTKLNGTYMTHYSLAQHPGDVEHNLVGGNAGIYDWNLSSGMELPRLKFNLASTWTRGDHAVNASVNYVGSVSLKRYVNGTTVYDQPFCHYGKAQPGDAEPNRDATVPLYEEYYPDCKIGRWVTVGLGYTYTGFKNMTLSLNIQNLFDKRAPYDPDQGITSSFLPEPGYNQGLHNNYGRYFTLSAKYAF is encoded by the coding sequence ATGCAGTTAACGTTAAAGAAGAGCGTGCTGGCAGTCGCCGCCACGTTTGCCGTCCCGGCGGTACTGGCACAACCAGCACCGGCGCCGGCCCCGCAGACCGTGTACATCACGGGCTCGAACTTGAAGCGCGCCGATAAGGAAGGCACCTCTCCAGTCCAGGTCGTTACCGCTCAGGACATCAAGGATACTGGCGCCCAAACCGTCCAGGATCTGATGCGCTTCGTGCCAGCCATCGGTTCGGACAGCAATTACGACACCACGGACGGCGGTTTCTCGCGCGGCGTCGCGACCGCCTCGCTGCGCGGCCTGTCGTCGACCTCCACCTTGATCCTGTTGAATGGCCGCCGCATGTCGCCTTCGGCCTACGCGGATCCCAACGACGGCAATTCCACGCTGTACGACCTGAACAGCATTCCCGTCAGCGCCCTGGACCGTGTTGAAATCCTCAAGGACGGCGCATCCGCCGTGTACGGCTCCGACGCGATCGGCGGCGTGATCAACTTCATCACGAAGAGTAACTACCAGGGCTTTGAATTCGGTGCGCGCGCCAGTGCCAACGACGACGGTGAATTCGCCCGCCGCGGTGTCAGCGCCGCCTGGGGCAAGGGCGACCTGGATACGGACGGCTACAACGTTTTCTTCACGGCCGACGTTTCCAAGCGCGACCGCACCGCCCTGCGTGACGCCACCGATATCGCTTTCTCGCAATACCAGCAGTTGAACGGACGCTTCGCCACCCCGTACGGCAGCCAGATTTCGCAGTACCCCACGTTCTATCGCGAAAGCCTGCCGGGGTCGCGCAACTTCGGCGTCAACCGCGCCAACGCCGGCGACCGCCTGCGCACCACGCTCGGCTGCGATCCTTCCGAACAGCTGGTGGGGACCACGCAAATGGGCTTCCCGACCACCAGCGTCTGGGTGGGCCGCACCTTCTGCAACTACGACGCCACCCGTTTCATCGAGGCGCAAAGCGAAGGCAAGGATGCGGTGTTGATGAGCCGGGGCGTGCTCAAGCTCGGCAATAACGCACGCGCTTTCGCCGAAGTGGCGTACGCGCGCTCCGAACGTCAATACACGGGCACGCCGATCACGCTCGGCCAGTCGCCCACCAACAATTTCACGGCGACCGGGGGCGCCGAGCCGTTCCAGGCCATCCTCGAGATCGGGCATCCGGACAATCCCTTCCCGAATGCCCGCGCGTCGGTCGGCTACCGCTTCGCCAACCTGCGGGGTGGCACGGAAGTCATCAACGAAAGCACCCGCCTGCTGGTTGGAGCGGAAGGGGAGTTCCGCGGCTGGACCTGGGATACCGGCCTGCTGTGGAATCGCTCGGAAAAGGAAGAGACGTATTACGACCGGCTGTACCTGCCCACGCTGCGCAAGCTGAACACGGGAACGTCGCTGGCCCAGCTGGCGGCCGACCCGACCATCGCGCGGGACGTGACGAACCTGGGGCGCGCCTCGATCCTGCAATGGGATGCCAAGGCCAGCACGCAATTCGGCCAGCTGCCGGGTGGCGCCATGGGCCTGGCGCTGGGCGTGGAAGTGCGCCGCGAAAAGATCCAGCTCGACCCGACGCCGGTCCTGGCGTCGGGCGAGATCTTCGGCCTGGTCAACTCGATCATCGACGGCGAACGTGACGTGAAGTCCGCCTTCGTCGAGCTGCGCACGCCGTTGCTGAAGAACCTGGAAATGGACTTCGCCGGCCGCGCCGACAAGTACCCGGGCATCAAGACGAACTACGTGCCGAAGGTGGGTGCGAAGTGGACAGCGATGGAAGGCCTGGCCTTCCGCGGCACGTACGCGAAGGGCTTCCGTGCACCGGCGCTGGTGCAGGTGACCCCGGGCGGTTCCCAGGTGTTCCTGCGCGACATCTTCGACCGCCGCCGCTGCGAGGCCGACGAGCTGACCCCGAAACCGGGCGCGACCGAAGTCGATTGCGCCAAAACCGCGGCCGGCACGGGCGGCGCCAATCCCGACCTGGTGCCGGAAAAATCGCGCAGCTACTCGCTGGGCCTGATCTATTCGCCGACCAGCAGCCTGGACTTCCTGGTCGAATACTTCCGCATCCGCAAGGAAGGCGAGGTAGTGCAGGGTTCGGCTTTTGAAGCGATCAAGAACGAAGACCGCTATCCCCAGAACGTGGTGCGCGATACCAATCCGGCCAACTTCGTTACCGATGCGAACGGCAATCCAGTCGCCAATACGGGGCCGCTGCTGATGGTCAGGCTGCCCTGGGAAAACCAGGGTTCGACCGAAGTGCGCGGCATCGACTTCGAAGTGCGCCATCGTACCCGCCTGGGCGCGTGGGGTGCCCTCAGCACGAAGCTGAACGGTACGTACATGACGCATTACTCGCTGGCCCAGCATCCCGGCGACGTGGAGCACAACCTGGTCGGCGGCAATGCCGGCATCTACGACTGGAACCTGTCGAGCGGCATGGAATTGCCGCGGCTGAAGTTCAACCTGGCGAGCACGTGGACGCGCGGCGACCATGCCGTGAATGCCTCCGTGAACTACGTGGGCAGCGTTTCGCTGAAGCGTTACGTCAACGGCACAACCGTCTACGACCAGCCGTTCTGCCACTATGGCAAGGCCCAGCCGGGCGATGCCGAGCCGAACCGCGACGCCACCGTGCCGCTGTACGAGGAATATTATCCGGACTGTAAGATCGGGCGCTGGGTCACCGTAGGGTTGGGTTATACCTACACCGGCTTCAAGAACATGACGCTGAGCCTGAACATCCAGAACCTGTTCGACAAGCGCGCGCCGTACGATCCGGACCAGGGCATCACGTCCAGCTTCCTGCCGGAGCCGGGCTATAACCAGGGCCTGCACAACAATTACGGCCGTTACTTCACCCTGAGCGCGAAGTACGCGTTCTGA
- a CDS encoding DUF2269 domain-containing protein, with protein sequence MLLKLLHVLSSTVLFGTGMGIAFFKWITDRSGDVRAIRVVTERTVLADYVFTTPAVIVQPVTGFAMIWLAGYPLFSTWVVWSVALYLLAGVCWLPVVWLQIRMRDIARVADAGGTALPPLYWRYQRLWFLLGIPAFSALVVIFWLMLNKPA encoded by the coding sequence ATGCTGCTCAAACTGCTGCACGTGCTCAGCTCGACGGTGCTGTTCGGCACCGGCATGGGCATCGCCTTTTTCAAATGGATCACCGACCGCAGCGGCGACGTGCGGGCAATCCGCGTTGTCACGGAGCGCACGGTACTGGCTGACTACGTCTTCACTACGCCCGCCGTGATCGTGCAACCCGTCACGGGCTTCGCCATGATCTGGCTGGCCGGCTATCCGCTGTTTTCTACCTGGGTCGTGTGGTCCGTCGCGCTGTACCTGCTGGCCGGCGTGTGCTGGCTGCCGGTGGTGTGGCTGCAGATCAGGATGCGGGACATCGCCCGCGTGGCGGATGCCGGCGGCACCGCCCTGCCCCCGTTGTACTGGCGCTATCAGCGGCTGTGGTTCCTGCTGGGCATTCCCGCGTTCAGCGCCCTTGTTGTCATTTTCTGGCTGATGCTGAACAAGCCGGCATGA
- a CDS encoding PEP-CTERM sorting domain-containing protein, translating to MKLHQATALAAILCSLTGAAHAGNFAFGTSNLGFHVVDLTPDDGAAAGFAVTDTWSDLNAGLTRPEGYRSYETEVLGLRDFTAGATIRGAHAGVGVSSVLGDTTLTYSEPVSAYTFAWVRGLQEITLTVKANSQLVIDGNTFTQLSGWNPAYEFEGRVSLTLRPGPSGTWTDPVSELVRPVDYASGTDAVQSFQLTYANSTAQDATIRLQIRDYLYYSADRAALAPVPEPATYALLGAGLLVVGAAARRRRAGQPA from the coding sequence ATGAAACTTCATCAAGCCACGGCCCTGGCGGCCATTCTTTGCTCCCTCACCGGCGCAGCACATGCCGGCAATTTCGCCTTCGGCACTTCGAACCTTGGCTTCCATGTCGTCGACCTCACGCCGGACGATGGCGCCGCCGCCGGCTTCGCGGTGACCGATACCTGGTCAGACCTGAACGCCGGGCTGACCCGGCCGGAAGGTTATCGTAGTTACGAAACGGAAGTACTTGGCCTGCGCGACTTCACCGCCGGGGCAACGATCCGCGGCGCGCACGCGGGAGTTGGCGTGTCCAGCGTGCTGGGCGATACGACCCTCACGTATTCGGAGCCGGTATCGGCGTACACGTTCGCCTGGGTGCGCGGTCTGCAGGAGATCACGCTGACAGTCAAGGCGAACTCGCAACTCGTGATCGACGGTAATACGTTCACGCAGTTGTCGGGCTGGAATCCCGCCTATGAATTCGAGGGCCGGGTCTCGCTCACGCTGCGGCCGGGCCCTTCCGGCACGTGGACGGATCCGGTGAGTGAGCTGGTGCGGCCGGTCGACTATGCGTCCGGTACGGACGCGGTGCAGTCGTTCCAGCTCACGTATGCGAACTCGACGGCCCAGGATGCCACCATCCGCCTGCAGATCCGCGATTACCTGTATTACTCGGCGGACCGTGCCGCATTGGCGCCGGTACCGGAGCCGGCCACGTATGCGCTGCTCGGGGCCGGCCTGCTCGTCGTCGGCGCCGCGGCCCGGCGCCGCCGCGCCGGCCAGCCGGCATAG
- a CDS encoding PEP-CTERM sorting domain-containing protein: protein MHTVSSLFRHVILAATLCAAPAFADDTFTARLTNFGYTLTDLNPNDAYTPTPLDITRGNSTGSLWLVNFDPMTEIDRDLAALPGTAMSDSGQLGSYGGAWSTGTDLSQSVSLASSGYGIGWSEADWTIQITMQPNTAITLTGHLTMDWTQTGSELPGTSSGLSSVFSVGAPDWGTSEHVYTFESPDSIDTDLSITYSHRGSAPLVVYISSSLTAHSSVFAPVPEPSTYAMLVAGLAIAGWTARRRQSRR from the coding sequence ATGCATACTGTTTCATCGCTATTCCGTCATGTCATCCTGGCCGCGACACTGTGCGCCGCGCCGGCGTTCGCCGACGACACGTTCACGGCACGACTGACCAATTTCGGCTACACGCTGACCGACCTGAATCCGAACGACGCCTATACGCCGACCCCGCTGGACATTACCCGTGGCAACTCGACCGGCTCGCTGTGGCTGGTGAACTTCGATCCAATGACGGAAATCGACCGCGACCTGGCAGCACTGCCAGGCACCGCCATGAGCGACAGCGGCCAGCTCGGCTCTTATGGGGGAGCATGGTCGACCGGCACCGATCTCAGCCAGAGCGTCTCGCTGGCATCGAGCGGCTATGGCATTGGCTGGTCGGAAGCGGACTGGACGATACAGATCACGATGCAACCCAATACAGCCATCACCCTCACCGGCCACCTGACCATGGATTGGACGCAGACCGGCAGCGAGCTGCCCGGTACTTCGAGCGGCCTGAGCAGCGTTTTTAGTGTCGGCGCGCCCGACTGGGGCACTAGCGAACACGTCTATACCTTCGAAAGCCCCGACAGCATCGATACCGACCTGTCCATCACGTATTCCCACCGCGGCAGCGCGCCGCTTGTTGTCTATATCTCATCATCGCTGACCGCCCACAGCTCCGTTTTCGCGCCTGTACCGGAGCCCTCCACGTACGCGATGCTCGTTGCCGGCCTGGCGATCGCCGGCTGGACCGCACGCCGTCGCCAGTCGCGCCGCTAA
- the rplC gene encoding 50S ribosomal protein L3: MSLGLLGRKVGMMRIFTDDGDSIPVTVLDVSNNRIAQIKTPETDGYSAVQVVYGQRRASRVTKAAAGHYAKAGVEAGTLLKEFRIDAAKAAELKAGDTIAVSLFEVGQKIDVQGTSIGKGYAGTIKRYNFASGRATHGNSRSHNVPGSIGMAQDPGRVFPGKRMTGHLGDVTVTTQNLEIARIDAERQLLLVKGAVPGAKNGQVVVSPAVKVKAKKGA, translated from the coding sequence ATGAGCCTTGGCCTCCTCGGTCGCAAGGTTGGCATGATGCGCATCTTCACGGACGACGGGGATTCGATCCCTGTGACCGTGCTGGACGTGTCGAACAACCGCATTGCGCAAATCAAAACTCCTGAAACGGATGGTTACTCCGCTGTTCAGGTCGTGTACGGTCAGCGTCGCGCTTCCCGCGTGACCAAAGCCGCCGCGGGTCACTACGCCAAAGCTGGTGTCGAAGCCGGTACCCTGCTGAAGGAATTCCGTATCGATGCAGCCAAAGCTGCCGAACTGAAAGCTGGCGACACCATCGCCGTTTCGCTGTTCGAAGTCGGTCAGAAGATCGACGTGCAGGGCACCTCGATCGGTAAAGGCTACGCCGGTACCATCAAGCGTTACAACTTCGCATCCGGCCGTGCCACCCACGGTAACTCCCGTTCGCACAACGTACCAGGCTCTATCGGTATGGCGCAGGATCCGGGCCGCGTGTTCCCTGGCAAGCGCATGACCGGTCACCTGGGTGACGTCACCGTCACGACCCAGAACCTGGAAATCGCCCGCATCGACGCAGAGCGTCAGCTGCTGCTGGTGAAAGGTGCTGTACCCGGCGCGAAAAACGGTCAGGTGGTCGTATCGCCAGCCGTTAAAGTCAAAGCTAAGAAGGGAGCTTAA
- the rplD gene encoding 50S ribosomal protein L4 translates to MELKLLNAEGQAASNVAAADTVFGRDYNEALIHQIVVAYAANARSGNRAQKDREQVHHTTKKPWRQKGTGRARAGMSSSPLWRGGGRIFPNSPDENFTHKVNKKMYRAGLCSILSQLAREERLVVIEDLAIEAPKTKLLSQKLTGMGLDSVLIITDNIEENLLLASRNLPNVLVVEPRHADPMSLVFYKKVLVTKAALAKIEELLA, encoded by the coding sequence ATGGAACTCAAGCTCTTGAACGCTGAAGGTCAAGCCGCGTCCAACGTTGCTGCTGCAGACACCGTCTTCGGCCGTGATTACAACGAAGCCCTGATCCACCAGATCGTGGTTGCCTATGCAGCGAACGCCCGTAGCGGCAACCGCGCGCAGAAGGACCGTGAGCAGGTTCACCACACGACCAAGAAGCCTTGGCGCCAGAAAGGCACCGGCCGCGCCCGTGCTGGTATGTCGTCCTCGCCGCTGTGGCGTGGCGGTGGTCGCATCTTCCCGAACTCGCCTGACGAGAACTTCACCCACAAAGTGAACAAGAAGATGTACCGCGCAGGTCTGTGCTCGATCCTGTCCCAGCTGGCTCGCGAAGAGCGCCTGGTCGTGATCGAAGATCTGGCGATCGAAGCCCCGAAGACCAAGCTGCTGTCGCAAAAGCTGACCGGCATGGGTCTGGATTCGGTCCTGATCATCACCGACAACATCGAAGAAAACCTGCTGCTGGCTTCCCGCAACCTGCCGAACGTGCTGGTCGTGGAACCGCGTCACGCAGATCCAATGTCGCTGGTCTTCTACAAGAAGGTCCTGGTTACCAAAGCGGCACTGGCCAAGATTGAGGAGTTGCTGGCATGA
- the rplW gene encoding 50S ribosomal protein L23 → MSAVKFSEERLMKVLLAPVISEKATLVAEKNEQIVFRVAPDATKPEIKAAVELLFKVEVESVQTVNREGKVKRSGRFIGRRNNTKRAFVCLKPGQEINFSEEAK, encoded by the coding sequence ATGAGCGCCGTCAAATTTAGCGAAGAGCGCCTGATGAAGGTGCTGCTGGCGCCGGTCATTTCCGAAAAGGCCACCCTGGTCGCGGAAAAGAACGAACAGATCGTATTCCGCGTTGCACCGGATGCGACCAAGCCGGAAATCAAGGCCGCCGTTGAACTGCTGTTCAAGGTCGAAGTGGAATCGGTGCAGACCGTGAACCGCGAAGGTAAAGTCAAGCGTTCGGGCCGTTTCATCGGTCGCCGCAACAATACCAAGCGTGCTTTCGTGTGCCTGAAACCTGGCCAGGAAATCAATTTCTCCGAGGAGGCTAAATAA
- the rplB gene encoding 50S ribosomal protein L2, with the protein MALVKMKPTSPGRRGMVKVVNADLYKGRPLAALVEKKSKTAGRNNNGHITTRHIGGGHKQHYRIVDFKRNKDGIPAKVERIEYDPNRTAHIALLCYADGERKYVIASKGLSVGDTLMNGSEAPIKAGNTLPIRNIPVGTVIHCVEMLPGKGAQMARTAGAAVVLMAREGTYAQVRLRSGEVRRVHIECRATVGEVGNAEHSLRKIGKAGAMRWRGVRPTVRGVVMNPIDHPHGGGEGRTAAGRHPVSPWGQQTKGKKTRSNKRTSSMIVSRRGKK; encoded by the coding sequence ATGGCACTCGTTAAGATGAAGCCAACCTCCCCAGGCCGTCGCGGCATGGTGAAGGTGGTGAACGCCGACCTGTACAAAGGCCGTCCGCTCGCCGCCCTGGTTGAGAAAAAGTCGAAGACCGCCGGCCGTAACAACAACGGCCACATCACCACCCGTCATATCGGTGGTGGTCACAAGCAGCACTACCGTATCGTTGACTTCAAGCGCAACAAGGACGGTATCCCTGCGAAAGTGGAACGCATCGAATACGATCCGAACCGCACGGCGCACATCGCCCTGCTGTGCTACGCCGACGGCGAGCGCAAGTACGTGATCGCTTCGAAAGGCCTGTCCGTCGGCGATACGCTGATGAACGGTTCCGAAGCGCCGATCAAGGCCGGCAACACCCTGCCGATCCGCAACATCCCGGTTGGTACCGTGATCCACTGCGTCGAAATGCTGCCAGGTAAAGGTGCCCAGATGGCACGTACCGCCGGTGCCGCAGTCGTGCTGATGGCCCGCGAAGGCACCTACGCCCAGGTGCGCCTGCGCTCCGGCGAAGTGCGTCGCGTGCACATCGAGTGCCGCGCCACCGTGGGCGAAGTCGGCAATGCCGAGCACAGCCTGCGCAAGATCGGTAAAGCCGGTGCGATGCGTTGGCGCGGTGTGCGTCCGACCGTCCGTGGTGTGGTCATGAACCCGATCGACCACCCGCACGGTGGTGGTGAAGGCCGTACCGCCGCTGGTCGTCACCCAGTGTCGCCATGGGGCCAGCAGACCAAGGGCAAGAAGACGCGTTCGAACAAGCGCACTTCTTCGATGATCGTCTCGCGCCGCGGCAAGAAATAA
- the rpsS gene encoding 30S ribosomal protein S19, producing the protein MTRSLKKGPFCDAHLVKKVEAAQATKDKKPIKTWSRRSTIMPDFIGLTIAVHNGKVHVPVYVSENMVGHKLGEFALTRTFKGHAADKKAKK; encoded by the coding sequence ATGACCCGTTCATTGAAAAAAGGGCCGTTCTGCGACGCCCACCTGGTGAAGAAAGTCGAAGCCGCGCAAGCGACCAAAGACAAGAAGCCAATCAAAACCTGGTCCCGCCGTTCGACGATCATGCCCGACTTCATCGGCCTGACGATTGCCGTGCACAACGGCAAGGTGCACGTGCCCGTGTACGTGTCCGAGAACATGGTCGGTCACAAGCTCGGCGAGTTCGCGCTGACCCGTACGTTCAAGGGCCACGCTGCTGACAAAAAGGCGAAGAAATAA
- the rplV gene encoding 50S ribosomal protein L22, translating to MMETKAILKGVRLSDQKGRLVADLIRGKKVDAALNILQFSPKKGATIIKKVLESAIANAEHNDGADIDELYVKTIYVEKGPILKRFTARAKGRGDRISKQSCHVYLTVGN from the coding sequence ATAATGGAAACCAAAGCAATCCTCAAAGGCGTGCGCCTGTCGGATCAAAAGGGTCGCCTGGTGGCTGACCTGATCCGCGGCAAGAAGGTTGACGCCGCGCTGAACATCCTGCAGTTCAGCCCGAAAAAAGGCGCCACCATCATCAAGAAGGTGCTGGAGTCCGCCATTGCGAACGCCGAGCACAACGATGGTGCCGATATCGACGAGCTGTACGTGAAAACGATCTACGTCGAAAAGGGCCCGATCCTGAAGCGCTTCACCGCGCGCGCAAAGGGCCGTGGCGACCGTATCTCGAAGCAGTCCTGCCACGTCTACCTGACGGTCGGAAACTAA
- the rpsC gene encoding 30S ribosomal protein S3: protein MGQKIHPTGFRLAVTRNWASRWYATNGNFAQMLNEDLKARTYLKKKLKNASVGRIVIERPAKNARFTVYSSRPGVVIGKKGEDIEVLKSDLTKIMGVPVHVNIEEIRKPEIDSQLIADSIAQQLEKRIMFRRAMKRAMQNAMRLGAVGIKIMSSGRLNGIEIARTEWYREGRVPLHTLKADIDYGTSEASTTYGIIGVKVWVYKGDRSATGEAPVIDTPADEKKPRGPRRDDGKPGRGPRPGPGAKPGAPAARRAAKPAAAE from the coding sequence ATGGGACAGAAAATTCATCCAACCGGCTTCCGTCTGGCCGTAACCCGTAACTGGGCTTCCCGTTGGTACGCAACCAACGGCAACTTCGCTCAAATGCTGAACGAAGACCTGAAGGCACGTACGTACCTGAAGAAGAAGCTGAAGAACGCCTCCGTCGGCCGCATCGTCATCGAGCGCCCGGCGAAGAACGCCCGCTTCACCGTGTACAGCTCCCGTCCGGGCGTTGTAATCGGCAAGAAGGGCGAAGACATCGAAGTGCTGAAGTCGGACCTGACCAAGATCATGGGCGTGCCGGTGCACGTCAATATCGAGGAAATCCGCAAGCCGGAAATCGATTCGCAGCTGATCGCCGATTCGATCGCCCAGCAGCTGGAAAAGCGGATCATGTTCCGCCGCGCCATGAAGCGCGCAATGCAAAATGCAATGCGCCTGGGCGCCGTCGGCATCAAGATCATGTCGTCCGGCCGTCTGAACGGCATCGAGATCGCCCGTACCGAATGGTATCGCGAAGGCCGCGTGCCTCTGCATACCCTGAAGGCGGACATCGACTACGGCACGTCCGAAGCATCGACCACCTACGGCATCATCGGCGTCAAGGTGTGGGTGTACAAGGGTGACCGCTCCGCCACCGGCGAAGCACCAGTCATCGACACCCCGGCCGACGAGAAGAAGCCACGTGGTCCGCGTCGTGACGACGGCAAGCCGGGCCGCGGCCCGCGTCCAGGTCCGGGTGCCAAACCAGGCGCCCCAGCCGCTCGCCGCGCTGCGAAGCCGGCTGCAGCTGAATAA